Proteins encoded by one window of Sus scrofa isolate TJ Tabasco breed Duroc chromosome 12, Sscrofa11.1, whole genome shotgun sequence:
- the TMUB2 gene encoding transmembrane and ubiquitin-like domain-containing protein 2 isoform X1 codes for MISPHLQNDLMSVDPVSNQAMELSDVTLIEGVGNEVTVVAGVVVLILALVLAWLSTYVADSGSNQLLGTIVSAGDTSVLHLGHVDHLVAGQGTPEPTELPHPSEGSDEKAEEAGEGGGDSTGEPGAGGGVEPSLEHLLDIQGLPKRHAGPENGRPEAPLRSEESSCLPSGPSLINVRLKFLNDTEELAVARPEDTVGALKSKYFPGQESQMKLIYQGRLLQDPGRTLRSLNITDNCVIHCHRSPPGSAAPGPAAALAPSSATEPPGLGVSVGSLMVPVFVVLLGVVWYFRINYRQFFTAPATVSLVGVTVFFSFLVFGMYGR; via the exons ATGATCTCTCCTCATCTTCAAAACGAccttatgag TGTGGACCCAGTCAGCAACCAGGCCATGGAGCTCTCTGATGTCACCCTTATTGAGGGAGTGGGTAATGAGGTGACTGTGGTGGCAGGTGTGGTGGTGCTGATTCTAGCCTTGGTCCTAGCTTGGCTTTCTACCTATGTAGCAGACAGCGGTAGCAACCAGCTCCTGGGCACTATTGTGTCAGCTGGCGACACATCCGTCCtccacctggggcatgtggaccATCTGGTGGCAGGCCAAGGCACCCCCGAGCCAACCGAACTCCCCCATCCATCAGAGGGTAGTGATGAGAAGGCTGAAGAGGCTGGCGAAGGTGGGGGAGACTCCACAGGGGagcctggagctgggggtggTGTTGAACCCAGCCTCGAGCATCTGCTTGACATCCAAGGCCTGCCCAAAAGACACGCAGGCCCAGAGAACGGCAGGCCAGAGGCGCCCCTGCGATCCGAGGAGAGCAGCTGCCTCCCTTCCGGCCCCAGCCTCATCAATGTGCGGCTCAAATTCCTCAATGACACCGAGGAGCTGGCTGTGGCCAGGCCAGAGGATACTGTGGGTGCTCTGAAGAG TAAATACTTCCCTGGACAAGAGAGCCAGATGAAGCTCATCTACCAGGGCCGCCTGCTGCAGGACCCGGGCCGCACGCTGCGTTCCCTGAACATCACGGACAACTGTGTGATTCACTGCCACCGCTCGCCCCCGGGGTCAGCTGCTCCAGGCCCCGCCGCCGCCCTGGCCCCCTCCTCGGCCACTGAGCCACCGGGCCTGGGCGTCAGTGTGGGCAGCCTCATGGTGCCTGTGTTCGTGGTGCTGCTGGGTGTGGTCTGGTACTTCCGCATCAATTACCGCCAGTTCTTCACAGCACCTGCCACTGTCTCCCTGGTGGGGGTCACTGTCTTCTTCAGCTTCCTAGTATTTGGGATGTACGGACGATAA
- the TMUB2 gene encoding transmembrane and ubiquitin-like domain-containing protein 2 isoform X2: protein MELSDVTLIEGVGNEVTVVAGVVVLILALVLAWLSTYVADSGSNQLLGTIVSAGDTSVLHLGHVDHLVAGQGTPEPTELPHPSEGSDEKAEEAGEGGGDSTGEPGAGGGVEPSLEHLLDIQGLPKRHAGPENGRPEAPLRSEESSCLPSGPSLINVRLKFLNDTEELAVARPEDTVGALKSKYFPGQESQMKLIYQGRLLQDPGRTLRSLNITDNCVIHCHRSPPGSAAPGPAAALAPSSATEPPGLGVSVGSLMVPVFVVLLGVVWYFRINYRQFFTAPATVSLVGVTVFFSFLVFGMYGR from the exons ATGGAGCTCTCTGATGTCACCCTTATTGAGGGAGTGGGTAATGAGGTGACTGTGGTGGCAGGTGTGGTGGTGCTGATTCTAGCCTTGGTCCTAGCTTGGCTTTCTACCTATGTAGCAGACAGCGGTAGCAACCAGCTCCTGGGCACTATTGTGTCAGCTGGCGACACATCCGTCCtccacctggggcatgtggaccATCTGGTGGCAGGCCAAGGCACCCCCGAGCCAACCGAACTCCCCCATCCATCAGAGGGTAGTGATGAGAAGGCTGAAGAGGCTGGCGAAGGTGGGGGAGACTCCACAGGGGagcctggagctgggggtggTGTTGAACCCAGCCTCGAGCATCTGCTTGACATCCAAGGCCTGCCCAAAAGACACGCAGGCCCAGAGAACGGCAGGCCAGAGGCGCCCCTGCGATCCGAGGAGAGCAGCTGCCTCCCTTCCGGCCCCAGCCTCATCAATGTGCGGCTCAAATTCCTCAATGACACCGAGGAGCTGGCTGTGGCCAGGCCAGAGGATACTGTGGGTGCTCTGAAGAG TAAATACTTCCCTGGACAAGAGAGCCAGATGAAGCTCATCTACCAGGGCCGCCTGCTGCAGGACCCGGGCCGCACGCTGCGTTCCCTGAACATCACGGACAACTGTGTGATTCACTGCCACCGCTCGCCCCCGGGGTCAGCTGCTCCAGGCCCCGCCGCCGCCCTGGCCCCCTCCTCGGCCACTGAGCCACCGGGCCTGGGCGTCAGTGTGGGCAGCCTCATGGTGCCTGTGTTCGTGGTGCTGCTGGGTGTGGTCTGGTACTTCCGCATCAATTACCGCCAGTTCTTCACAGCACCTGCCACTGTCTCCCTGGTGGGGGTCACTGTCTTCTTCAGCTTCCTAGTATTTGGGATGTACGGACGATAA
- the ASB16 gene encoding ankyrin repeat and SOCS box protein 16: MQAWGSAEGWLPIRRVSAGAGPLPGLGVGPTPSPQKDDDSGQTMFIRAAKGLFIASAASLWVTGEGAGWPLRARVAVAPEGGWLCWAAAAQTPGSRPMAEETFPFTSSTLRSLRLQREWLEWEDRRRAAAQRCRSQRCPSSSRARLTRPRRSCRDPAVHNALFSGDLQQIQALFQDEDAANMIVETVSNQLAWSAEQGFWVLTPKAKHTAPLTITAARGYTDCARYLIRQGAELDARVGGRTALHEACARAQSDCVQLLLTFGAKVNVLSEEGTTPLHLCTAPESLQCAKMLLEAGATVNLATQDSEVTPLHVAAARGLEEHVALYLEHGANVNLRTSQGETALNAACAGAEGPSSSRQHQAAARRLLEAGADARAAGRKRHTPLHNACANGCGGLAELLLRHGASASVPNGAGHTPMDCALQAVQDAPNWEPEVLFAALLDYGAQPVRPEMLRHCANFPRALEVLLNAYPCVPSCDTWVEAVLPELWQEHEAFYSSALCLVNQPRRLQHLARLAVRAQLGSRCRQAAARLPLPPLLRDYLLLRVEGRIQ, encoded by the exons ATGCAGGCCTGGGGCTCAGCCGAGGGCTGGCTCCCCATTCGGAGGGTATCCGCAGGGGCTGGCCCTCTCCCCGGGCTGGGGGTTGGCCCAACACCTTCTCCACAAAAAGATGATGACTCTGGGCAAACCATGTTTATCAGAGCTGCGAAGGGCCTATTTATAGCCTCAGCTGCTTCTCTCTGGGTCACGGGTGAGGGGGCAGGGTGGCCTCTCAGAGCGAGGGTGGCAGTCGCACCCGAGGGAGGCTGGCTCTGCTGGGCGGCGGCTGCCCAGACCCCCGGATCGCGGCCCATGGCGGAGGAGACCTTCCCCTTCACCTCCTCCACCCTGCGCTCTCTCCGCCTGCAGCGGGAGTGGCTGGAATGGGAGGACCGGCGGCGGGCGGCAGCCCAGCGGTGCCGGAGCCAAAGGTGCCCCTCGAGTTCGCGGGCCCGACTCACCAGGCCGCGCCGCTCCTGCCGGGACCCGGCTGTGCACAATGCCCTGTTCTCCGGCGACCTGcagcagatccaagccctgtTCCAGGACGAAGACGCTGCCAACATGATTGTGGAGACTGTGAGCAACCAGCTGGCCTGGTCAGCTGAACAGG GGTTCTGGGTGCTGACCCCCAAGGCCAAGCACACGGCACCCCTTACCATCACTGCGGCCCGAGGCTACACCGACTGCGCCCGCTACCTGATCCGGCAGGGAGCCGAGCTGGACGCTCGAGTCGGGGGCCGCACAGCCTTGCACGAGGCCTGTGCCCGGGCCCAGTCCGACTGTGTGCAGTTGCTGCTGACCTTCGGCGCCAAGGTCAACGTGTTGTCCGAGGAGGGCACGACCCCCTTGCACCTGTGCACAGCCCCGGAGTCCTTGCA GTGCGCCAAGATGCTGCTGGAGGCGGGAGCGACTGTGAACTTGGCCACACAGGATAGCGAGGTGACGCCTCTGCATGTAGCTGCCGCGCGTGGCCTGGAGGAGCACGTGGCCCTCTACCTGGAGCACGGCGCCAACGTGAACCTGCGCACCAGCCAGGGCGAGACGGCCCTGAACGCAGCGTGTGCGGGGGCCGAGGGCCCGAGCAGCAGCCGGCAGCACCAGGCTGCTGCGCGCCGGCTCCTGGAGGCTGGGGCCGATGCCCGGGCAGCTGGGCGCAAGCGCCACACGCCGCTGCATAATGCCTGTGCCAACGGCTGCGGGGGCCTGGCCGAGCTGCTGCTCCGCCACGGGGCCTCTGCTTCAGTCCCCAATGGGGCAGGCCACACACCCATGGACTGCGCCCTGCAGGCTGTCCAGGACGCCCCCAACTGGGAGCCCGAGGTCCTCTTTGCCGCGCTGCTGGACTACGGCGCCCAGCCCGTGCGCCCTGAG ATGCTGAGACACTGTGCCAACTTCCCTCGGGCCCTGGAAGTCCTGCTTAATGCCTACCCTTGTGTCCCGTCCTGTGATACCTGGGTCGAGGCAGTGCTCCCAGAGCTGTGGCAG GAGCACGAAGCCTTCTACAGCTCGGCCCTGTGCCTGGTGAACCAGCCGCGGCGGCTGCAGCACCTGGCCCGGCTGGCTGTGCGTGCTCAGCTGGGCAGCCGCTGCCGACAGGCCGCCGCccgcctgcccctgcccccgctCCTCAGAGACTACCTGCTGCTGCGTGTGGAGGGGCGTATCCAGTGA